In the genome of Paenibacillus sp. GP183, the window TTCGTCGATATTGCGGACGGAAACCGGTTTTCGAAGGATTACGACTCGATTCCGCCGATTACAGGACCGAACAACGTCGCTTATTCCACCTTCAGCTATGCGGGCAATGCGGGGACATCGTTTGTGCTGACGAATAAAGCGAGCAAAGAAGCGCAAATCGCCGCTATCAAGGCGATGGATTATATGTACACGTTAGACGGCCAGCTCGCGGCCCAAGGCGGCGTAGAAGGTGTGGACTGGCGCAAGCCGCAGGCTGGAGAAAAGGCGCTGGACGAATCGATGCAGCCGATTTGGTTTACGACACCGGAAAAAGCCGGCGAAAAAAAGCGCAATAACAATTGGATCTCCGTGGGACAATACCTATCTGACAATAATTTGCGAGGTTCGCAGGTGCAGTCGACCGATATTTATAGCGACAAGGGCTACGAGCGCAGATTGTTCCAAGCGACCAAAAACAATTACGACACCAAACAACCAAAACAAGTATTACCGTACTGGGCACTGTGGATCGACCCAAGCAGTGCGGATCAGGCGAGCATGCTGCAGACGAATATCACCAACTATGTCAACCAAAACGCACTTCAATTTATTACAGGCAACAAGAACCTGGATAAAGACTGGGACGCTTATGTGAAAGGCTTCGACGGTCTGGATTTGAAAGGTTATTTGACTATTATGCAAAAATCGTACGACTCTTCAACCTTCAACAAGAAGTAAAGCGACAGCAATCACATAACAACGATCTCAAGCAAGCGCCTTATCTTTTCGATAGGGCGCTTGCTCAATGTGTACGTCCAGCAACAGACTCCAAAGTTAACGCTATAGAGCCCTTCTGACTAGGGAGGGCTCTATAAGTTTCTATTTGAAAACCTTCAATCATACATGATATATTATGAGAAAAAGATGGGTGAGGGGTCAGATGGGCAGTAAGATCAGTCGTGTAAATTTAACGGAAGAAATATACCGGATTGTCAAAGAAGATATATTGTCACATAAATTAAAATCAGGCGAAAAAATTAACATCGATCAATTGGCGCGCTCTTTAGAGGTAAGCAACATCCCTATTCGCGAAGCTCTTTCCAGATTGCATTCCGAAGGGTATCTGTATGTCATTCCCTTTAAAGGGATGTTTGTTAATCTGATGACTCTCAAAGACTTGAATGAATTATTTGAGATCAGATTGCATCTCGAGCCTCTATCTGTTGAGAAGGCTGCGCTTATCATACCTGATGATAAACTCGAGAAACTGCAAGAAACGATGAAATCCCTTCAGATCAATCCAACATCACGATCGACTAACGGCTTGGTGACCATTACAGAAATGAATACGTCTTTACATGGCACCATCCTGGCATATTGCGAAAATACAAATTTGCAAAATCTAGTTAGAGGGTATATCGAACAGATTCAAAGATATTTGACTTTCATCCAATTACATTTAGATTTAGATTCCACCCATGTGGAATGGTCGGAGCATAATGCTATCTTGCAGAAATTAATGCAGCGAGATCCTAAAGGCGCTTCGGATGAGATGTCCAAGCATATTAGAAATTCGCAAATAAGGACGAATGATCGTTTTATAAAAACGGGTATTTAACTTGGAGGATAGACACTATGCAATTAGCAGGAAAAACAGCTATTATTACTGGCGCGGGTTCTGGTATAGGTGAAGCCACCGCCAAATTATTTGTCAGCCAAGGCGCGAAAGTTGTGATCGCGGACTGGAATGAAGCGGAAGCAAGCCGTGTTGCTGCCGAAATTAATTTGAAACAACCAGGCAATGAAGGCGCTATTGCTGTGACAGCGGACGTCTCATCGGAGCATCAAGTTAAGCTTTTAGTGCAGCAGGCGCTGTCAGCTTATGGTTCGATTGATATTTTATTCAACAATGCAGCTGTTGTCTTAGCTAAGGAATTGGAAGATATCAGTGAAGCAGAATGGACGCGTACACTTGATATAAACTTGAAAAGTGTCTATTTGATGATAAAGCATTGTATCCCTGAAATCCGAAAAAGTCGTGGCAGTATCGTAAATATGTCCTCATTAAACGGTTTGATAGGACAGCGGCAAAATCCGGTTTATTCAGCAACGAAAGGCGCTGTCATAGCGATGACGAAAGCGTTGGCACTTGATTACGCAAGGCATGGCGTACGTGTGAATTGCATCTGTCCGGCAGGTGTAATGACTCCTTTATTAGAAGAGTGGATAGGCCAACAGCCGAACCAGGCAGCAACTGTTCAAGCGTTAACTGACATGCATCCGCTAGGAAGATGTGCAACAACGGATGAAATTGCAAGCGCAGTTCTGTATTTGGCTGGCAGCCAATCGAATTTTGTCACGGGGATTGCTTTAACGGTTGACGGTGGAGCATCTTTAGGATATTGAGCAAAGGGTTAACGTTTATAGTTTTTTAAAACGATCACCGCATTATGCCCTCCGAAACCGAAGGAATTGGATAAGCCAATGTTTAAATTGGCTTCACGAGCAACGTTTGGCACGTGGTCCAAATTACAATCAGGATCTGACTGCTCCTGATTAATTGTCGGGGGAATGATACCTTGCTGAAGACTTTTAACTAAAGCAATTGCTTCCACAGCACTGGATGCCCCTAGCAGGTGGCCAGTCATGGACTTATTCGCTGTGACCGGAATCCGATCGGCATGTTCTCCGAAAAGCTTTTTGATTGCCAAAGTTTCCGACCTATCGCCGATCTCTGTGCTTGTAGCATGCGCACTGATAACATCCACTTCTTCTGGTCTGACACCGGCTTCATGAATCGCCATTTTCATAGCCTGATAAGCGCCAATTCCTTCTGGATGGGTAGCAACCATATGATAGGCATCAGAACTGGCTCCATATCCAATCACTTCCGCATAAATTCGGGCATTTCTGCGCAAAGCATGAGTAAGCGACTCCAGAATTAGGATGCCTGCCCCTTCAGCCATAACGAACCCATCACGCCCGGCGTCGAACGGACGACTAGCTTGGGTTGGCTGATCGTTTCGAGTAGATAAAGCCGTTGCATTGCCGAAACTCGCCAAAGATATTTCCGTAACGGCAGCTTCGGCTCCTCCTGCAAAAACGATATCACTGAGTCCTAAACGGATTAATCGAGAGGCCTCTCCAATCGCCGTATTTCCGATTGAACACGCCGTTACCGGAGACAAGGTTGGGCCTAGCGCACCGTATTTAATACTAATCGAAGCGGCCGCCATATTTGATATCATCATGGGCACTAACGTCGGGCTCACCCGTTCTGGACCACGTTCCCGAATAATCGCAGCTTGATCGAATAAGGTCTGAATGCCCCCAACACCTGAGCCTACATATATACCCATACGTTCCCGATCAATATGTTCAAGCGAAAGCCCCGAATCATCCCATGCTTGCTCAGCGGCAGCCATAGCAAACTGACAAAATCGATCCATACGTCGTGCTTCTTTTCGGCCGAATAATCCATCCGCATCAAATTCTCGAACAATTCCTGCTATTTTGGACTTATGTCTGGAGACGTCGAATGTATCAATGAGGGAAATCCCGGATTCCCCTTTTTTCAATCTATTCCAAAAGGTCTCTACATTATTGCCTAGCGGAGAAATAACACCCATCCCGGTGATAACTACTTTTTCCATGATCTGCCTCCCTTTGCAAATATCTCATAGTAGTTATCTTGTCACTATCTTTATCCTATTACAAGTTGTTGTTTATTATAGTATAATTACTACTACCATGACGATTTGCAAAGGTGAATAATGAACCATCAAACTAGACTTCAAGCATTATCCGCTTTTTTAAAGGCTCAACGAGCCAAGATTCTTCCTGATTCAGTCGGATTTACTTCGGGTAATCGCAGAAGAACACCAGGCCTGCGAAGAGAAGAAGTCGCCCAATTGGCAGGAGTCAGCCCCACATGGTATACCTGGCTCGAGCAGGGGCGAGACATCAGAGTGTCAACTTCGGTCTTGGATTGTATTGCAACTGCATTGCAGCTGACAATCGATGAACGTAAATATCTTTATGCCTTGGCACAGGAGTCAGGTTCTGGAGCAACTTTGCTGAAGGAACAATTACCTGAAATAAGCCCTTCCTTAAAAAGAATTTTGCATGAACTGCGATTTTGCCCCACCATCATAACGGATCGACGATATTATATCGTTGGCTGGAATGAAGCTGCATCCCACGTCTTTCTGGATTTTGAACAAATCCCGTCCGAACAGCGGAATATGATTCGTCTTTTGTTTACAAGGAAAGAGCTTCAACGATTGGCCGTTAATTGGGAACACTTTACCAAAGGGTTTCTTGCCATTTTTCGTGCGTATTACGGACAATATGTCGAGGATGAATGGTATGAAAGGTTTCTTGACGAGATGAAGGCAGTTCACCCTGATTTCAATATTCTATGGCAGCAAAGCGACGTCCAATCAGCTCCAGAGGTCTTGATTGAATTTCGACATTCCAAGGCGGGCAAGATGCTGTTTCATTTAACCTCCTTGCAGGTTCAGGGCAGTACCGATTTGCGCTGCAGTATTTATACTCCGGTTCCGGATTCCTCAACAGAATACAAATTAAAACAGTTAATTGAACGCAAATAATTGCACTCCAAATAACCAGCAATGATAAAAAACGGCTCTGTGCGCACCATTAGCATTAGAGCCGTTTTTGTAATGCAGGAGCGGAGCGGTGACGCATCCACTGGAAATTGATCTTATAACAGTGAAGACAAATCGACAGATAAATGATGAACTGGCTTTTTGATATGCTCAGCGAGCCGATACAAAAACGAGAGCCTAGGCTGCTCCGAGATGAGTTTGATGATTAACCCATCGCTATTCAGTTCATCCAGACGAATTGAAAGCATACGTGGCGTTACTTGCTGCAGGACAAGACGAATTTCCTGAAACCGCTCATACCCAAAATCAAGAGCAAGGAGAACCGGGATGTTCCATGCTTTGGCTGATAACCGACCGTAACCCATATCGGCTTCGGCCTGTTGGATCGTTTCGCCAGCCTCCCTGTACAATCTTCCCTTTTCTGTTAACACATATTCCGGGAACAAAGGATGGTGGCGTTCAAAAGGGGATAAATGTTTGATCAAGCCGCCTTCGATCATCCTCTTTAAATTGTCACTCAAACGAGCTGGTGTCGTTTCCAAATGCCGTTGCAATGGTGTGAATCGCCCCCCGCAATCTTCAAGCGTAAGCAATACAGGTATGATCCATTGCCCCGAAAGTTCTTGAGAAATCCGAAGTACATTCTCTCTCTTACTCAAATCAATTTTTCCGACAGCATCAGGTCATGCCCATCGGGATCCTTGAACGCCGCCAATTTGACAAGTCCTGGAATTGTTCTTATTCCGCCGTTAAACAAGACACCTTTTTGCTGAAGGGTTTGCATCGCTTGCTCAATGTTTTCAACTTCAAAGGTCGTCGACGTTGTGGAGGGGATAAGCTCTTGCGCTTCGGAAAAGCCGATAAAGCAATCTTTGGTGTTGGTGGCTAGCCTCGCCTGTCCTTTTCCAGCATCGTGATTAAGAACTTTAAAACCAAGCTTCTCAGTATAAAATTCCAAAGTAAGCTCCAAATCATGGACGTTATACCAAACCGTGAGTCCTGAATTATACATATATAAGCACCTCCTCTTGTTATCGATATTATACATAGTATATTATCGATAGTCAAATTTTAAACACGACTTATTTACCATGTCTCATGAGCCAAGTTGTGTTAAGTTTATACAATAACTTAATCTCAAATAGAGGATAAGGAGGATTTCAATTGAACAAGGAGCCTGATAAATTCGTTAAGATCCCCGGCAGTGAGCGAACCGCTCTGCCTAACGCCCGTAAAGTGCGCGATGTTGATCCCAATGAACAAATTTTGGTAACCGTGCTTGTTCGTCGTCCCTCTGTCACCCCAGACCTGCAAAATATAAACGCCCACGCAATAAATCAAAGAAGTTACATGAGCCGGGAAGCATTCAAAGTCGAACATGAAATCGATCCGGAAGACCTTAAAAAATTGAAGGAGTTTGCCCATCAATACGGATTAACCGTGAAAGAAATCAATGAGGCGGCCGGAACGGTAGTGCTGATTGGCACAACAGAAGCGTTCAGCAAGGCGTTTAGGGTTGAGCTCTCTCATTATGAGCACCCGAATTTTACTTATCGTGGACGGACTGGCCATGTACACATACCTGATAGCCTTGTCGGGATCGTCGAGGCCGTTTTAGGACTTGACAATCGACCCCAAACGCTGCCCCATTTTCGTATTTTGAAGGAATCGGAAGGCTTTGTGAGATCTAACGCGCTTAGAGTCTCATATACACCTCCACAAGTAGCCCAGCTCTATCATTTTCCCACAGTGATAGATTGCAGTCGTCAATGTATCGGAATCATCGAGTTAGGCGGCGGTTATCGTTCCGATGATCTTATGAGTTACTTCTCCTCCTTGAAGCTCTCTATTCCTAAAATTACCGATATATCTATCGATGGAGTACAAAACGCGCCCACAGGTGATCCAAACGGCCCCGATGGCGAAGTCGTGCTGGACATTGAGGTGGCTGCTTCTGTCGCGCCAAATGTGCAGATTGCGGTTTATTTTGCGCCAAATACCGATTCCGGATTTTTGAATGCCATTTCCAAAGCGATCCATGACTCGACGAATAAGCCCTCGGTTATCTCTATCAGCTGGGGAAATTCGGAAAGCCAGTGGACGCCTCAAGCCATGCAGGCCATGAACCGAGTGTTTCAAGACGCCGCTGCTCTGGGTGTGACAATCTGCTGTGCTTCGGGGGATAGAGGTTCGTCTGACGGAATAAACGATCATTTATTGCATGTCGATTTTCCTGCTTCAAGTCCTTATGTCCTCGGATGCGGCGGTACTCGTTTGGAAGGCTCGGGACAGTCAATCACGAAGGAAGTTGTATGGAATGAAGGGAAAGATAGTGGAACAGGCGGGGGAATAAGCGATGTGTTCGATCTTCCAAGCTGGCAGGCAGATGCTCATGTCCCTTCTTCGCCAAACCCGGGAGGTCGAAGGGGTCGCGGTGTGCCGGATGTTGCGGGAAATGCCGATCCGGTAACCGGCTATGAAGTATTGGCTGACGGTCAAAAATTTATAGTTGGGGGTACAAGCGCTGTGGCGCCTCTATGGGCGGGACTCCTTGCGATTCTTAACGAAAAGCTGGGACATCCTGTTGGCTTTGTGAACCCCATTCTCTATAGCCTGGCTAATCATGATAGTGCTTTTCATGACATTATCTCCGGAAACAATGACACCAATCGAGAAACAGGACTTTTTGCGGCACAACCGGGTTGGGATGCGTGTACCGGCTTAGGAAGCCCGAATGGAACAAATTTGTTGAATGCTCTAAGTAAAAATTTAAGCACCCATTAAATGAAATAATTCTCAAAATGGAGATTTGGAGGCATTTCAATATGTTTAGAGCAAAGGCATATCCAACCAATTATATTCAGGAGCCGGGGATTCTGCAGGAAACTGGTGAATGGGTCCGCAAGTTCGGAACTAAGCCGCTTATCATCGCAGGTCGCACTGCTTGGTCAAAAGCGGGGCCCCAGATTGAGGAAAGCATGAAAAAAGCCGGGTTTGATTATCAATTGGAATTCTTCTCCGGCCATTGCTCGGATGATGAATTCGATCGGCTGCTCTCCAAAGTCGATAATTTAATTGATATTGTCGTTGGCATAGGCGGAGGTCAATGTCTCGATACAGCCAAGTTCGTTGCAAATCGCTTGAACATACCTATTGTTACTGTATCGACTTTGGCGTCTACTTGCGCAGCATCAAGCGCGCTATCGGTTGTTTACACTCCTGAACATGTATTTATGCGAGTGGATGAATATGACCGCTGCCCCGTGCTTGCTTTGGTCGATCCGGATATTATTCGGGATGCACCGGTACGTTATTTGACTGCTGGCATTGGAGACACAATCGTAAAATGGTACGAGGCAATTCCCATCAACACCGGCAAGGTTCAGAATGCAAAAACGATGGCAGGACTCAAAATGGCAGAATTAGCTCGAGATTTATTGATAGAGCACAGCGAGCAAGCGATACGCGATTGTGAAAAAGGGGAAACTGGCGAATCCTTACGTTTTGTGATCGATGCCATTATTCTTGTGGCAGGATTTGTCGGGGGATTTGGCAGGCACACCTGCAGCTCATCCGGCGCACATTCCGTTCATTACGGCATGACGATTATCCCGGATATGAAAGGGGCCTATCATGGAGAGTTGGTTGCCTTCGGACTATTGTGCCAGTTCCAGATGGAAGGAAAACAAATGCAGGAAATTTTGGATATGATCCATTTTTATCGAAAAATTGGATTACCTATTAGCTTGTTTGATCTAGGAATGATGGAGATTCGCGAAGAAGAATTGCGTATAGCTGCTAAGAAAGCGTGCGCTCCAGAGGAAATGATTCATATGCTGCCTTTCCCGATTCTTGAAGAGAAGGTGTATGAAGCTATTCATGAAGCACACCGTTTGGGAGAAAACGTCAAGAAAAATAGCGCTTTTGTTTTATGATGAGTAAAGCCGACACGGTCTAAGACCGGTGTCGGCTTGTTAATTTTTGGAATTATTTCACAGCTCCGGCTGTCATGCCGCTAGCGATTTGACGTTGGAATACGATGTACACGATGAGTACCGGGACGATCGTGAACAGGAGAGCTGCGAACAGTGGACCCCATTCGGTTCTGTACTGCATCTCGGTCTGCAGAACGGCGATGCCTACAGGAAGCGTGTAATGTCCAGGGTCGGTCGTCAACGTAATACCAATGATGTACTCGTTCCAGATGTTCAAGACGTTAATGATCGCTATGGTGACAAGACCGGGTTGGGATAACGGAAGCATCACTCGGAAGAACGTGCCGAAGTGCGAGGCGCCGTCCATGACGGCCGCTTCCTCCAGCTCTTTGGGCAGGGATTTGAAGAAGCCGATTAGCACGAATATACCGAATGCAAGCACACTAGACGCATAAACCAAGACAAGGCCCAATGCCGTATTGACCAGGTGCAAGCTGTTCATAAGGAAGAACAAGGGAATGAGAGCCAGATTAAAAGGCACCATCATGGAGGCGATATAGAGCAGGTATAATGTTTTATTGCCCCTAAACTGGTAGCGCGCGAGCACATAAGCGGTCATCGCAGACATAACGAGACCGAGTACCGTACCGCCTGTTGTGATGATAAGAGAGTTAGCGAAATAGCTGCTGAAATGAAATTTATTCCATACATACGAGAAGTTTGACCAAAGCAGCGGGAACTGCGGCAGTGCCCACGGCATTTTGCTGAAAAATTGACTGTTATTCTTAAGAGCGTCCAGCAGCGTCCAAAGCAGCGGGTAAAGGACAGAAACGCTCCATATGAGCAGTATCAAATAATAAATTCCCTTTAAGATGGGATTGCGAATGCCGAACTTCATAGGACCCCTCCTCCATGTAATACTCTCTCTATTCCTAGCTGACCTCGATGGTTTCATGCCGGAGCAGCCACTGCAGGATTCCCGTCGTGATGAGCGACAGTATGAGAATGAGCACTCCGATAGCGGCACCATAACCGAAGTGGTATTGGCGGAAAGCCATTTGGTACAAATACGAACCCATAACCTGTGTGGAGTTGTCTGGACCGCCTTCAGTCATGATCCATACGATTATGAAGGAACCGTTCAGAGTGGTCATCATAATGTTCAGGATCGATACTTTCAGCTGCTCCCTCACGAGCGGAACCGTAATGCTGCGAAATTGCAACCATTGATTCGCGCCTTCCATACTCGCGGCCTCATAGTAGGACTCAGGAATGTTTTGTATGGCGGCGATTAATAAAATCATATAGAAACCGATACCTGCCCAAATCGCCGGAGGCAGAAGCATCCAGATCGTATGCTTAGGGAAGCCCAGCCACGTGATGTCGACATGACTATTCGTAAAAAGTGACAAAAAAGCGTTGAGAAAGCCGATCTGCGGATTGTAAATAAATGCCCATAAAACTCCTATGACGACAATGGAAATGACGTTCGGAATAAAGAAAATGGAACGAAAAAAGCCTGCCGCTTTGAAGCGAAATCTAGTTAGCGCTACCGCAAAAAATGTGGCAAGCAGCATAATCCCGATAATCTTGCCGATGACGAGAAAATAATCGTTGCCTATAGCTTGATAGATGATCGGATCATGAAACAGCTGTTTGAAGTTGTCCAGCCCGATAAATTTCTTGTGCTGCGACATGCCGGACCAATTAAACAAGGAATTATACAACGCCAGTATGACAGGATATACCGTAAACAAGCAAAAGAATGCGAATGTAGGGATGATAAACGCTGCGATAAACACATTGCGATTCCATCTGGCCGTACCAAAGCCCATTCCTTCTCACCGTCCTTCTTCGTAAAATCACAGAGGAAATTTAAAAAATGGCTTTAAATTTCCTCTGCGCTTCACATCACATTACTTTTGAACCTTTTTTTACTTTTGAACCTTTTTCACCACTTCGACAACCCGTTTTACCCACTCTTCCGGAGTAATCGTGCTGATCGTCAGCGCATCCGTGGCATCTTGCATCGCTTTATCTACGTCGGCATTGAGCGTAATATTCGGAATTACGACCGTGCTCGAATTCGTCAAGTATGAGGCTGCTTCTTTAACGAAGCTAGGCGCCTTGGAGGAGCTGATATCTCCCTTGATATTGGATGGAGCTCCGCTCAGCTCGGCCCATTGGGAAGCTTGCGATTTAGAGAAAATGAATTGCAGGAACGCTTTCGCGGCATCTTTATTCTTGCCATTCTTCGCAATTGCGACGGTCGATGTCGACGTATTGGCCACGACCTTGCCGCCCTTATCTTGCGTAACGGACGGAATGAAGCCGAATTCGAACGAAGCAGGTACATCCTTCGACATTTCGTTAGGCAGCCAAAGACCGTTCGGAATAAAGGCGTCTTTGTGCTGCAGGAACAGCATTTGCGAATCCGTATGATTGATTTGGATGGATGCTTTGTCGATGAAACCTTTGTCACGAAGCTGCACGATTTTATTTAACCCAGCAAGAACGGCAGGGTTTTGGAACGCTTCCAGCTTCGAATCGGCCATATCCTGTAAAATTTTGAAGTCGTTGTTGTTTGCCGAAACGATTGCAGGAAATAGGAAAGCACCGTTGATGTAATACGGATATTTTCCGGTATGAATGAATGGAGTAATACCGGCAGTTTTCAGTTTATCGCTGGCGTCAAGGAAGGAAGGGAAATCTTTGGGAGGCTCCACATTCTTTTCCTTCAGGAACGCTTTGTCATAAAACATGCCCCATGAATTCAGGACGAGAGGAATGTTGTAGATTTTACCGTCATACAGCGGAGGCTGTTGTGCCAGGAGGTCTGTAATTTTGTCCCCGTCGATATTTTTGGCGTCTTTCAACCAAGCGGTCAGATCCTCGAGCTGGCCGTCTGTCACCATCTGGCGGTCGTTCAGGTTCGGACCGTCGATGTAGACGAAGTCAGGCGGGTTTCCGCCGATCCAGCGGGGTTTGTTTTGGTCGTTAATTTTGGGACCTGCGGATTCTTTCACTTTCAAATCAGGGTTTGCCGTCTGGAAATCGGCGATAACCTTCTTCCACCACTTGTCTCCGTATCCGCCGACGAAGTACTGGATTTCGAAGTCTCCAGTCAGTTTTTTGGCAGAGGTCGATGCTGTCGCTGTGCTGGAGCTCGAAGGCGTTGCACTCGCTTGTTTCGTCGGGCTGCTAGTGGATGTGTTCGTCGTCGCAGTTCCGCCGGCACAGGCGGCAAGCGTGAGAACGAGCGAGGAGGCCATACCCACGGTCGCGATTCGTTTGGTGAATAGTTTCATTTCCTTACCCCTCCTAAATAGTTTTTGGTTAACGGCCCAGGGACGATTGTCTACCCCGAGGCTCATCTACATATTAGGGGGAAATGGCTTTAGTCTACATAGAAATTCTTCCAATAATTCTTGATTTATCTCCAATTCATTTCTGACTGCTTCTCGTTTCGGCAAATTGCTGCAATTGGTCAAGGGCTGCCTTTGGCGACAAATGGTCGTACAGCACGGCTTGTCCCATCGTA includes:
- a CDS encoding SDR family oxidoreductase codes for the protein MQLAGKTAIITGAGSGIGEATAKLFVSQGAKVVIADWNEAEASRVAAEINLKQPGNEGAIAVTADVSSEHQVKLLVQQALSAYGSIDILFNNAAVVLAKELEDISEAEWTRTLDINLKSVYLMIKHCIPEIRKSRGSIVNMSSLNGLIGQRQNPVYSATKGAVIAMTKALALDYARHGVRVNCICPAGVMTPLLEEWIGQQPNQAATVQALTDMHPLGRCATTDEIASAVLYLAGSQSNFVTGIALTVDGGASLGY
- a CDS encoding sugar ABC transporter permease — protein: MGFGTARWNRNVFIAAFIIPTFAFFCLFTVYPVILALYNSLFNWSGMSQHKKFIGLDNFKQLFHDPIIYQAIGNDYFLVIGKIIGIMLLATFFAVALTRFRFKAAGFFRSIFFIPNVISIVVIGVLWAFIYNPQIGFLNAFLSLFTNSHVDITWLGFPKHTIWMLLPPAIWAGIGFYMILLIAAIQNIPESYYEAASMEGANQWLQFRSITVPLVREQLKVSILNIMMTTLNGSFIIVWIMTEGGPDNSTQVMGSYLYQMAFRQYHFGYGAAIGVLILILSLITTGILQWLLRHETIEVS
- a CDS encoding S53 family peptidase — its product is MNKEPDKFVKIPGSERTALPNARKVRDVDPNEQILVTVLVRRPSVTPDLQNINAHAINQRSYMSREAFKVEHEIDPEDLKKLKEFAHQYGLTVKEINEAAGTVVLIGTTEAFSKAFRVELSHYEHPNFTYRGRTGHVHIPDSLVGIVEAVLGLDNRPQTLPHFRILKESEGFVRSNALRVSYTPPQVAQLYHFPTVIDCSRQCIGIIELGGGYRSDDLMSYFSSLKLSIPKITDISIDGVQNAPTGDPNGPDGEVVLDIEVAASVAPNVQIAVYFAPNTDSGFLNAISKAIHDSTNKPSVISISWGNSESQWTPQAMQAMNRVFQDAAALGVTICCASGDRGSSDGINDHLLHVDFPASSPYVLGCGGTRLEGSGQSITKEVVWNEGKDSGTGGGISDVFDLPSWQADAHVPSSPNPGGRRGRGVPDVAGNADPVTGYEVLADGQKFIVGGTSAVAPLWAGLLAILNEKLGHPVGFVNPILYSLANHDSAFHDIISGNNDTNRETGLFAAQPGWDACTGLGSPNGTNLLNALSKNLSTH
- a CDS encoding iron-containing alcohol dehydrogenase family protein — encoded protein: MFRAKAYPTNYIQEPGILQETGEWVRKFGTKPLIIAGRTAWSKAGPQIEESMKKAGFDYQLEFFSGHCSDDEFDRLLSKVDNLIDIVVGIGGGQCLDTAKFVANRLNIPIVTVSTLASTCAASSALSVVYTPEHVFMRVDEYDRCPVLALVDPDIIRDAPVRYLTAGIGDTIVKWYEAIPINTGKVQNAKTMAGLKMAELARDLLIEHSEQAIRDCEKGETGESLRFVIDAIILVAGFVGGFGRHTCSSSGAHSVHYGMTIIPDMKGAYHGELVAFGLLCQFQMEGKQMQEILDMIHFYRKIGLPISLFDLGMMEIREEELRIAAKKACAPEEMIHMLPFPILEEKVYEAIHEAHRLGENVKKNSAFVL
- a CDS encoding carbohydrate ABC transporter permease, with protein sequence MKFGIRNPILKGIYYLILLIWSVSVLYPLLWTLLDALKNNSQFFSKMPWALPQFPLLWSNFSYVWNKFHFSSYFANSLIITTGGTVLGLVMSAMTAYVLARYQFRGNKTLYLLYIASMMVPFNLALIPLFFLMNSLHLVNTALGLVLVYASSVLAFGIFVLIGFFKSLPKELEEAAVMDGASHFGTFFRVMLPLSQPGLVTIAIINVLNIWNEYIIGITLTTDPGHYTLPVGIAVLQTEMQYRTEWGPLFAALLFTIVPVLIVYIVFQRQIASGMTAGAVK
- a CDS encoding GntR family transcriptional regulator yields the protein MGSKISRVNLTEEIYRIVKEDILSHKLKSGEKINIDQLARSLEVSNIPIREALSRLHSEGYLYVIPFKGMFVNLMTLKDLNELFEIRLHLEPLSVEKAALIIPDDKLEKLQETMKSLQINPTSRSTNGLVTITEMNTSLHGTILAYCENTNLQNLVRGYIEQIQRYLTFIQLHLDLDSTHVEWSEHNAILQKLMQRDPKGASDEMSKHIRNSQIRTNDRFIKTGI
- a CDS encoding VOC family protein; translation: MYNSGLTVWYNVHDLELTLEFYTEKLGFKVLNHDAGKGQARLATNTKDCFIGFSEAQELIPSTTSTTFEVENIEQAMQTLQQKGVLFNGGIRTIPGLVKLAAFKDPDGHDLMLSEKLI
- a CDS encoding helix-turn-helix transcriptional regulator, with the translated sequence MNHQTRLQALSAFLKAQRAKILPDSVGFTSGNRRRTPGLRREEVAQLAGVSPTWYTWLEQGRDIRVSTSVLDCIATALQLTIDERKYLYALAQESGSGATLLKEQLPEISPSLKRILHELRFCPTIITDRRYYIVGWNEAASHVFLDFEQIPSEQRNMIRLLFTRKELQRLAVNWEHFTKGFLAIFRAYYGQYVEDEWYERFLDEMKAVHPDFNILWQQSDVQSAPEVLIEFRHSKAGKMLFHLTSLQVQGSTDLRCSIYTPVPDSSTEYKLKQLIERK
- the fabF gene encoding beta-ketoacyl-ACP synthase II, which encodes MEKVVITGMGVISPLGNNVETFWNRLKKGESGISLIDTFDVSRHKSKIAGIVREFDADGLFGRKEARRMDRFCQFAMAAAEQAWDDSGLSLEHIDRERMGIYVGSGVGGIQTLFDQAAIIRERGPERVSPTLVPMMISNMAAASISIKYGALGPTLSPVTACSIGNTAIGEASRLIRLGLSDIVFAGGAEAAVTEISLASFGNATALSTRNDQPTQASRPFDAGRDGFVMAEGAGILILESLTHALRRNARIYAEVIGYGASSDAYHMVATHPEGIGAYQAMKMAIHEAGVRPEEVDVISAHATSTEIGDRSETLAIKKLFGEHADRIPVTANKSMTGHLLGASSAVEAIALVKSLQQGIIPPTINQEQSDPDCNLDHVPNVAREANLNIGLSNSFGFGGHNAVIVLKNYKR
- a CDS encoding winged helix-turn-helix transcriptional regulator, with product MSKRENVLRISQELSGQWIIPVLLTLEDCGGRFTPLQRHLETTPARLSDNLKRMIEGGLIKHLSPFERHHPLFPEYVLTEKGRLYREAGETIQQAEADMGYGRLSAKAWNIPVLLALDFGYERFQEIRLVLQQVTPRMLSIRLDELNSDGLIIKLISEQPRLSFLYRLAEHIKKPVHHLSVDLSSLL